DNA from Meleagris gallopavo isolate NT-WF06-2002-E0010 breed Aviagen turkey brand Nicholas breeding stock chromosome 12, Turkey_5.1, whole genome shotgun sequence:
attttccttATTAAAATCTGATGGATGAATTGCCAAATCCAGCTTGATTTTCAGGGAGGGAGATGGTATCTGATTGTCGTTGTAACATTGTGCCTGATGTTACTGTTACTGACAATGTCAAGGCTAGTTCCTAATCACATCTGAGTTTTTCTACTCCTACCCCAAGTAAATCCAGTCTTATGCTACTAAAATGCTTATTGTGAAATTCATTTCTTCAGCCCAATATTGTCCTCTGTTTCCCAGAAGTTGTTCTGCATAGCCTTAGACTTGtacttttttaaataaattgccTTTGGCTTTTGACCAAAGGGCCATGGATCCTTTCTTAGTGCTACCTGAAGCCGCATGACTTGAAATGGTTTCATCACTACAGGTTGTGGACTTAGTAGAACAGTGACTCACTCAGTAATAGCGTCgccattttctttatctgtcaGCTTGGACAACTCGACCGTGTAGGAATCAACAGGATTAACGTCTCTAGATTCCCAGCATACGAGTGCTGCATTTTCACAGCTTCGTGTCTTTTTACTCTTAATGATAGGTGGTGAAGGAgctaaaaaaaaaggggggagggaGACCGATTTAAGCAATTGCTTCTAGATATTTGTAAATAGAGCAATATATAGTCAAAGACATCTACCTCCCCAAAGGACAATAAACAGCAGGCATGGTGATTAATAGTACTATTCAAAAACTTCATTTGGACTGTAAAGTTTCCAAAATAATTAGAGAATGAACAATGGCAGAGATGGATTATGTATCCTTTCTCTCACTGTTTTGACCTTAGCTATAAAGGtgcatttcttctctgctctgagATGTCAAGGATTTCTGGAATGAATGCTTAAAAGTCTCACTTTGACTCACTCAATTTGATGTCAGAATTTTACAAAAGAGAACTGgaatctatttcttttttaccaGTACAAGAGTTACTGAAGACAAGCCATACTAATCAAAATGTGCTTGACTAAACTGCAGTTACAAAGGACAGCATAGCAAGTGACCTCACAAAATACCTACAGAGCAATAAAAGGATGGCTGGCATCCATCTGGAAGAATTGTGAGACTTAAGCCCTATTCTCAGGTCTCCTAGAAGTTTAGGCTTAAATAAGTTattctgtctctgtgcttctgttCCTTACATTCTAAGAAAAGGGCAATTGGCCTGATAGGCTCTCCAAATAAAAGTAAGAAACTCCCCAGTATTCAGAAAACTTGCACCAGAGGAAATGAAGCATCCAGAAAGCATTACTGGCATAAAATCCAGAGGCTACTGTGAATTCCACTATGAAGACTACACAGTCACATGAACAAAATAAGTTTACCTGTTACATAAACAGCTCTTTCACTTGGTGGACTGATGCCTGAAGCATTTAAAGCACTGACCCAAAACTCATATTGTGTATTCGGCAACAGATTAGAAATGGTGCAGTATGTTTCTTTGACTTTTAGCATATTCTCTGAAATGGAAACAACAAAGTATTTAAAGTGTCTTTACACAGTTACAAACCTTCCCCCAAAGCCTCCTAAAATAATGCAGTTGTGGcttattttgttctgagttCAAAAGCCTCCTATTCTCCCTACCCTTTGATTAGGCTGCTTCACCATGCCTTCAGAAATCAGATAATGCTTCAGTCTCTATAGGAGCAACAtcattccaaaaaaaaaaaaagaNNNNNNNNNNNNNNNNNNNNNNNNNNNNNNNNNNNNNNNNNNNNNNNNNNNNNNNNNNNNNNNNNNNNNNNNNNNNNNNNNNNNNNNNNNNNNNNNNNNNNNNNNNNNNNNNNNNNNNNNNNNNNNNNNNNNNNNNNNNNNNNNNNNNNNNNNNNNNNNNNNNNNNNNNNNNNNNNNNNNNNNNNNNNNNNNNNNNNNNNNNNNNNNNNNNNNNNNNNNNNNNNNNNNNNNNNNNNNNNNNNNNNNNNNNNNNNNNAAAAAAATTCCTGTGCATTCCCACACTGGGGATGCCATCTGGTCAGCTCCTTCCAGCTGAAGCAATTTCAATACTCATTTGTCATTCTTTGCTTTATGAAATTTGAACAggttctgcttctctttttgaACTGTTTGGCACTCTATGGAGTTCTCTAGCTGGAGTTGTTGTTGGTGTTTTCAGTAAAAGGTTCTGAAACATTATTATTAGCAAATGTAGTTTTATCATAAATCCAGGTGATTTTTGGACGCTCCGATGGTTCTTTTTTGGTTGTGTGGATGATGGGGAGTTACAACCTATTATTAGCATTGAGATAAACTGTAAAATGACTGTGGGGATTTAAGCAGGCATGCCGGTAATATGATGATTTGCTTTCTAAAAATACAGTGCTCTGCTGTTGATGTGGTGCATGTGTGTTTAAATGCAGTTCCTGCCCCCCAGTGCTTTTGTTGAGACCTGGCACTATCCTCTGCCCCCTTCCCGTTCCTGTTATCCCAGCTGCTCCCCTAGACCTGTCTTTGCTTCTGTGATGGGTCCTGCTGCAGCTGACAGCATGGCAGACCTAGCAGCAGAAGAGTGACAAAGCCAGAAGCTAGAGATATGGTGGCACATATGTTGGTAGCAGAGAGTAGCTGTAGAAGGTGCACTGGTTGCCATAGCAAAATCAAGGAGCACTTTGGAACCAGTTGTTTTGTCAGCAGGGACTGAGCTGtccccttgtttctcagtttcctTTACCTGCTTGTTCATCACTGTGCCTCTCATTGCTCACTGGTTTATAGCACAGCTGGTAGCACTCCACAGTGTCATCTGAGAAGAGACCCCAGCAAACTCTCAGTGAGGTGCCAGTTGCTGCATTGGGAGCCTGGGGATTGATCACAGGGGCACAAGGAGCTGCAGAGTGGAAAAATGggttatttttttgaaaatataagaAGCATGCTCTGTTATTCACTGGTAAACACTTCTCCTCCCACAAAAGACTAAACACAGAGTCTGGGCTCTGACTAAAGTCATATTCCTCTCGCATTGAGAAAAGTTAGGAGCTGATCTGTTAAATGTTTGGAGATGACGATCAGGACTCTGGTGTATGAACTTAAGTCTTGcttaaaatcaaaacaacaaaataacataAACCTCAGCCCATTCCTCTGTAGACTTCCTCTCCTCTGCctctgaaagctgcttttctccagtCAACTAATAGAGCCCTGCAGGAGTGACATTCCAACAGGCATTGCACCACTGTGGACTAGCCCTGCTGCAGAGGATCCTGTGAAGGAAAGATGAAGGAAAGATCCAACACAGGGTCAAGCAGCACAAACGAACTGGTGGCAAATgctactttattttaaaaagaaaacaacaacaaaacaccacagcatatgcacagaaaaaaaatgtattatctGACTATACTATATGCAATGTGCCAGAAATGGTTTACTccctcacattttcttttttttttttttaattcattaggaatttgtttggtttttgctCTGATTGCTGTGGATGACAGGAAAAATATCTGCCAAGTAGCAGAGGAGCAAGCCACAGTCACATGAAAGCTGGGCAGGTTGTTTAATACAGCCTGTGCCCCCCTCTACTTTTTTCAAGCAATTACAAAGAAAGACAATTTATCACCAAACTCAGCATGTCTGATCCTTGAAAAGAAGGGGCAAGTCTCTGTGAGATTTCTAGGAAATTACCCAGCAATGAGCAAGAAAGACTAAACTTGAAAGTTCTGGTAATTTTatactgaaaacaaatggaaaaaaaaattcaataatAGTTTCCTGAATCTCTGAACATacaggcaaacaaaaaatatctaGAGGGTAAGTTAGAGAGAAGCTAACTCTGCCTTTCCTTTAAAAGAGGTAATGGGTTCCTGTTTAATGCATACActtaattaaatgtaaatagGTCTAAAATAATGATTAGATAGGAAGAATACCTGGAATAGTATTTATGGAGTTCATTAGTTTTTCAACTTCTGAGAAATCTATGGCACGCTCTTCAAAGTCTGGATGTGTTGAAAGCTTTAaattcacttctttctttaagAATTTTTCCAATctataataataagaaaaatgtttaattggAAGTGTCACAGTGCTGGAGATATCATTCTATGTTAATCTATTGTcaagaagaaaactgcaaacTCTAAAATAGCAGCTATTTCCTTAGGACAGTGTTTCCACAATAGCACAAAACTCAGCCTCCCCATGCTCTTTGCTTGGATACATGTGGCCACACATCAGATCATTCTCCAAAATGCCAAATACAAATAGCTGGATGCAGATGGGACTGAAGGACCACACTTTGTCTGCTCCACTCAGGCAGTGAGATGGCTGTGGCACACTGCTACTGAGGTGAGTGAGATTTCCCCAAGCAACCCTCAGTGGGAAGCAAGCCATTAGCTCCACAATTTTCATACTGATATTTAGAATTCATGACTCTCTTACTAATTCTGGACTTTACAGCTGTAGGCAATGTAATTCTGAAACAGAAGAGtatctttttctgtgtgttttcatcATGGATGacagtcaattttttttttacaaaatgatTTAGCATGCCTTAAaatttcttccagctgctgtAACAGCTTTCATGGTCTGTCTTGAGCACCCACAGCTTGACTTCCTACCCCGCTTTATTAATGCATAAATAAGCTTGTTGCTAATCTAGTTAGGGACAACAGTTTTAGGCAGATTTGTTCCAGAACATTTCTTTCAAGATCTTTAGAAGTCCTATTCTTCAGTCACTGAAATCTATTCCTTATGACTAAGCTGAAAACAGTGATTTATTCATGCTCTAACTCTCCTTTTAGTTTTTTTGAAATTAGCTCAAAACAAGTTTTGGATGTTGAACTTCTTAGAGCAGTTTCTCTTGCTGCGTTTTGAACAAGAAATACAAAGGTTTCAATGGGTCTACTAGCTCAGGTGAAATCTGTGTGCCTGAATGGAGTCCAGAACATGCAATCTGTCTCCAAAAATAGATCCAATTAGCAGGAAGAAATGTGACACAAAATTCCAGACTGTGATACTACCTGTCAACCATGGTTACTGCTTCctgtagaaaaaaagagagtttgcgttaaagacagaaaagatacattttttgcATAAGGCCAAAGCAGACTACCTTGTGCTGGTGACCCGTGCTGTATGAACTTGTTCCAAATGCAGCTTTTAGAATAAGCTAGTGGGCTCTCATTCAGCCCTAAGAGTAAAGCCTTGTGTAATAGCCCATTCAAGTGGATCATAGGTCAATTTATGATAGCATGCAACATTAAGCACTTACCAGCATCTACCCATTTAGACTCTAGACTCTTTCCTTCCTCAAGTGTCCAAAGTCCCAACAGATCCTTTACAAACAGAAGCCAACGATGTTGGCAAAAATAACTGTGAAAGGATCTGCAGTGAAGGGAATCTAAGTTCCTACCATAATTTTACCACCCAGGAGCCATACTGTAAACAGTCCGTGAGAACCAGGGCCAGCACTGGTCTGCAGTCAGTGGGTCAGAGAGTGGCCATTTCTCTTGAAGACAGACATTTGGTAACTGGAGAGACCTAAGCTACTGAGAGCTCAAGAGCAAAAGCTATTCATTGAGACGAGCCTCAGACCCACCCCTAAAAGATTAGAATAATGGTTCTTGTGGCCAATGTAAAACTATGAGTTAAGGAGAAAATAAGGTTATTGCCagagatgcagaaggaaaagtCAGCTCATGAAAAGAGCTCAACTGGTTGGACTGACACAGCAAAGTTGTTCCATTTGAACAGATGGGAGATATTggagaggtgttttgtttgctGTCCAGTTCAGAACTTACTGTAGTTGTACTGTAGTTGTACAAATGCTCCCCCTCAGCCGAGTCACAAGGCAGCTCAGTTTAGAGCAATCACTAATCAGCAGTGAAAattctcatatttttttttcaaattattattcTACCCTAAGAAAAACAGTTCTCAACACCTTCTCAACAGTGGGATTCATCCATCATTTTGCAGGAGCCCATAATTTATTTAGTttggagcctcctcttctgctgaACTGTTCaacaaaatgagcagaaaaagaaacatcttcCAAAGTGAATGCATCAGCCTGTCTGCTGTGATCCTGGTGTACAGCAAGGAAGCTGAGCCTGAACAAGGCAGTGAACACTGGTAAGCATTTCCAGAGTTCCCTGAGGTAAACTTTTTAGAGAGGTATCTTTTCTCTAAACCCCACAAAGATTCATAAATTATTGAGTAATTGTCAAGTGACAAATATCTGCCCCTGCAGCTGTATTTTGGATCCATTGTGTTGCCCCACTAATGCCAAACACCTGGAGCAGCAACAGCACATGGACCTGGCACCCCAAATTCTCTCTAGCAAATAAGTTGCTTGGGGACTTCCCAGCTGGAAACTACCAAGCAGCAAAAAGCATTTAGAAGAGGTCTTGCCAGTCAAAGATCTTTACCTTCATAAAAGCGACTTTGTCATTTTCCTGGTAAAGCTTGTGGGTTGTATCCATCAGCTCCTTGCAGGTGTCAAGATGTTCCCCACAACTGACCAGCTGCTCATACAGTGCTTCCAGCTTCTGCCTCTTCTCTTCCCCCAGTGCTTCCAATTGTTCTTCATATTTCTGAGCAAGCACTTGCACTGCATCATTGTAATGAACCTCAAAGTTCTGCTCCTGCCTCCCAAAATTCTCCTGCAAGACATTTGGGGTTTGGTTGTTTTATGTCAGAGCTGAACCGTAACTCAGCCAGAGAAAAGTCTTTCTTGGGCCTGCCTTAAAATCTCCTTGCCAGGGATGCAATGCCAGTAAACAGAAGATGTTACTTGACTAAGTTGCATTTTTACTAATCGTTCATCCCCGCTGAAGCAAAAGAGAGTGTTAGGTTTGGTTCCAGACATCAAGATCATAAGAACTGTCTCCGACCTAAAACCAGGAAGCTCTGCTTGGGAAATATCCTAGCCATAATCTCTGAAGTATTTCCACCTACACAGCCAAGCATATCCTTTCACTAGAGAAACCATGGCAACCCAGTTGGATCCCTGGATTTGCTCTGGGGGAACTGAGCAGTTAATGCTGGTATCCTCTCTCACTGCTGGAGAAACCATTAGGAAGGAAGATGTAAGGAGCCAACAAGGCTCTATTGCCAGCAGCTGCCCACTGCTCAGGCACCGATGTTCTTCAGTGCCACATACAGCCGAGAAAACACAATAGGTGCTTTGAGTTACCAATTCCATCTGACTCAAAGCCAGCTGGGTCCCCTCCCCCAGCGCCAAGTTGACATCAGCCCTGCAGGAGCACAAACGCTGAAGTGCTGCATCCTGATGCAACTGGCCCAAAGGCTTCTGTAAAAGGGGTGTAAGCACAAATGGTACACTGCAGATGGGTTTGTTAGATCACAATCCTTGGCCACTTAAAATCAAGTTAAGCTGACTGGGAATGGCTTTATTTCTGAATGCAAGTGGTTTAATGTGTTTTTACTAGCCTATCTAAGAAAATAAACGATTGGGATGAATTTTCCTGTGTACTCAGTCCAGGCAAACCCCAAGATAACTCTGTGCTCAGTTACTGTAATTACTTATGCCATTAACAACATGTTGTGACTCTGTCAAAACAGTTCCAATCCCAGTACCAAAGTGTTAACTCAAGGAGAAATGCCTTACCTCTACAGTAATGAAGATCTCTTCCAAGTGACTGGCAAAGTTTTCCACCTGAGCAATCTGCTCCTCCAATTTGCACATGTTTTTATGAATCTCCTCCTACCAGAAAAACCCAGCATGAATCTCAGTATGTCCAAACTCTCTTTGGAGGCACAACAGTGCACTTACTCTATTCTTACCTTTTCACTTTCCACTGCACTGGATAATTGAGCCACTTCATGATCCTTGTGCTCACCGAACAGTTTGTCAAAAGCTCGGATTGGTATCTTGCAAGTACAGCAAAAAACATCTGCCGTTTCTTCCTCCTCACTGACAGCCTGGCTGCTCCGCTCATCCGACACGCCACTGCTGCTAAGCCCCTCTCTGGACCATATGTGGCTGTCAGCTTCATCCTCTGCTCTggctttgctctgatcttcatCTTGAGAAACTTCATCAGGAAGTTCCTGGTGCTTTGTGCTTTGACTTTGATCTTTCACTGGAGAGCTGCTTTTTGATCCATTATATGCAGAGTCTTGCAATCCCGATTTTTGTGTGTGAGCAGGTAGCCATTTGCTGCCCACTGTCTCCAGATGTCCTCCAAGAAGCTCAAGCTCTTTTTCTCTGTCCTCATCAAGCCCATACATCTTGGCCAGCTCTGCAACCTCCTTTTCCAAGTCATACCCAGCTTCTTGTGAGTTCTGACATTTTTCGCTACTCAATGCAGATTCCCTTCTGGTATTTCTCAGAAATCTGCTTCCTTGACCAGATGGTTCTTCAGGAAAGATATCAAACCTCTCATTTGATCCATAGAGATCCATGTGATAAAATATCAAGCCTTCAGTTTCACTAGAATTTGGGACTGGTGGAGAAGCTGAATGACCAGGAAATTGGTCACTATTTTCATACTCTCTTGCACTGACAGATCTGGATGACATTGGTATCCTCTGTGAGGCCTTTGAGATGATGAGTCTCAGACCtgtagaaggaaagaaaaataatagctaTATGCTTAGATATCAAGCATGATATGttcttaaaaatgtagaaaGGAATACGTTTGGCTGAGGAAAGCTCTGGGCCCAGAGGTAGTCATGGGAAAGGCTAAAGCTTCATTTCCTAATGAGATACTTGGCTTTTCTCACCTCTGTGCAAAGTACAGCAGAGAGCAGTCTTTGGtgtgtattttgtattttctgagtGACTCATCTGTGACCTGACATCTAAATTCCAAACTGTGGAGTAGTCCCATCTTCAGCTCTACACTGGGATGTCCTTCAAGTGCATTTAGTGGTGTTCTGTGCAACTGGAGATCGACTGATCTGAGGTCTGTTCACCCTTCAGCTGCTGCCAAGCACTGTTTCTGAACTGTCATTCAGGCATTCTGTAGGATGCCCTCTCTTGTGACCACTGATGCCCCATAAAACGTTAGCTAATGACCTGAAAACTCCTGTTCTAGATTTTTCAGGTTGTCTTTCTTGAAATTGAAACTTGATGTTTCCTTTAGCTTTGTTCTCACTTCAGTTCTCCTGTCCTTTCCATAGAACAGGGATAAATACCACCCTTTGGGGATTCCCAGGTgttgtgaaaatatattttttaaggtAAAGGAAGTTTGCAGAAAAAGATCCATGATGATCCCCATGATAAATCATACAGGGTCCAGGAAGCAAGGCACACCCTTGAACTGAGAGAAGCCTGATCTGACCTGGAGCTTGCACGCTTCATCCATTCTGTGCAATGTGGGAGATGTGAAAAAAACGTATGGATGTGAAATGCAAAGCTGTATGGTAAAGCAGATGCATGTGGGACAACATTAAAGGTGCAAAAGCAATCTTAATGCTGACTCCCCGGGCCCACTCCTTCTCACCATCctaataataacaacaaatgaaataatGCTGGTACAGGGAGACCACCAGGTGCTCTGTCAGAGCTGCAACATCTCCCCAGCACTCCACTACTCAGCAAAATCATGGCTGCAAAACTactcagctttgttttttgagCAACTGACTACTACAATCAGCAAAGTTCATGGAGATATTTCAGCCAAATATTAATGAATCTATAGTTACATCTAGTCTAATTCAGTGAAACAGACAAAACCTTGGAAaccattttctcacagaaacaaacaaaaaaaaaccccaaaagcTAAAAGTTCAGTCACTCATCAGGATTTCAGGAGCTTCTACAGGAGCTTTCACATAAGCTTCACTTTCAAACTACTTTTAACAGTTCTCATAGTTACAAGTACTTGCGAACACCTCAAATTTGTTTCATCAATATTTTACTAATATTCCTGAGGATTACTTTGCTATCAATGTCAACAAATTCAGTGACTTATTAGAAAGCTACTTATTGAACAGGTGAAAAATGCTAAGAAATTTCCCACTCTCCAGTTGGATATCAATGACTGAAAACAGTCCAGCCCCCTAGGTATCTAAGAAAGTATACACAGAagttcagtgttttcttctggcactgcagaaatgaatgTAGATTCTAGAGCTAGCAATTTCTTACTACAGGCAAAAAACACGGACGTTATGCAGAAATACTATTATTTATGCTACAGCTGATAAAATAAATCATGCAAATTCTAACATATGGAACAGAGAAAAGGTTTTGAAACATACCAGCAAACGTTGTCTGGCTCCCACAAagacttttttccccatgatTATAACAATAAGGTTTGCTTTGCAAGCTGCAACTAACTAAAAAAGTGAACAAGTATTTTTCCtaccaaaataaaattaaattatataaattaaaatgagCGTAATTAAGCTTGTCTGGAACCCTGCTGCCTAAATAAGATTTTCAGATGATATGTTTGCTCAGTTTACAGACGCAGATACAATTACAGTGAAGAATGTTTAAGTCCGTGACcatcaataataaaaaaaaaaagtaaagaatgtTACTACCTAAAAACTTGCCTTCTATCTTAAGACGTCATAAATTCTTCTGATAGCTCAGATGACATCAAACTTCACATTTATTTCCCATAGTAAAAATTAATTCACACAAAAGCTATTCCCTGCCACTTTCCTATGACTGCAGTTGGAAGACTTATTGCGGTAACTCTAGACTGCCTCTTTCCTCAGATAGGGAGATGCCAGCAATGAGCAATGGCACAAATATAGATGTGCCCCAGCTGTCCTTGAGCAGCATGCTACTTGAGTGTCACCAGGACGAATGCCATCCACCGAGAAAAGGCTCTGACGGTTCTGTGTGATTCCTGGAGCCAGAGTACTTGGAACATTTATATAGACCCCCCACTAAAGCCAGAGCATACGCTCAGTTTTTGAGCTAATATTAATAAACCCAGCAGAGTACAGTCATTGGCTCTAGACATGATTTCCAAGGCTGTAGTTCTAGGCACATTATCTTGTGTTGCACACACAAAATGTGCATTCTTCACaaacaaattcaaataaatatacAGATGCATACAGTGGAACAGTTAAACTGAAATGTCTGTGTTGTTCTTTGCAAAAGTTTTATGGCAAAATCTGTCTGTATATCAAATTACTAGAAACGTTGCTAGTGATTTGATTTGGAATCAAGATTGGATTCTAGAAAAGATATCTAGGAAAACTTAAAAACCACCAgaatttagggaaaaaaatgcatgacaTGCACTTATACATATACACCGTCCCCACTCTATGTACATATGCTGGGCCTTTGGAAAGCTATTTATAGTGAAGAAAGTGGCTAATGGCCAAGCCAGGGGAAGGTTTTCACAGAAACATAACCCTTCGGTCTGTGCTCAGCAGTGGATCACCTGATAAAAAACAGGCATATGTTACTGCTGAAGATTGTGTTTACAGTGATTACTTGAGCTCTATGTACCCACTCAGACCCACAGAACTTTCAGTTGTCCAGAATACATGACGTTCTGCTTGTAAACTTGCTAGTGAGCTAACCTTGCTGGCAGGAGATGTTGAAGTATGTTTGAGGACATTGCAGTGTTCACTTCTTGAGCTCAAAAGACAGTGTGATGGGAAATGTCTGTTGCATCTtaacagagctctgctgcttcctccaTTCCAATTACACTTGGTGTCATTTCCTCAAATTTTTAGCAGTACAACTGTTGGCTGTTTCAGTAAGGAATTACAAGTTAATTACCCATGTAGTCATAATCTCATTACTGCTGATAGTGTCTCCATCATCTGCAAGAtcacagcagaaatgttttcacATAAATGATGCAGCCTTTGCAGGAATGTTAACATTTATGCTGTCAGacagattttattaatttttcagatGGGAGcttatttatgtttctttgttgttaATCTACAATATCTCACGGGCTTTCATCTATTGAAAAATTAGTAGTGTCAGCTTTACTTCCAAAGACCAGAACACGATGTTTTGTTTACTGTAAATTAAATTCAGCCTTCATCACAAGCCTGGATGAGAGATATGTGTTGTGCAAAAAGCTGTGTCACTTCCCACTCTACTGTGAGGCCTGGAGGTCCTTTCATAGGGACTAATTGGAGAAGGCCAACGTATGcattcagtttggatattaggaaaaatttcttctcaggaggagcaggaagatattggcacaggctgcccagggaggggtggagtcaccatccctggaagtgttcaagaacagggtggatgtggcactgaggggtgTGGTGGGAAAGGGTTTATGGTTGGACCGGGtgctcttttccaatcttagtTATTGTACGCCACCCCCCTCCTGAAATCATTGAACTGCTGAGAAAAGATGGGATATTCAGAGGTCAGGTATTAGATGCCTAAAGAGCAATACTGTGTGGAAGATGACTCATTTCACACTCCTGTTTTTGGGGGCCATCTTTGTGACTGGATTTAGACACAACTCCAAAGCTGCCATGCTGGACAGAAGAAGGCAGCCTCTGGGCACCTCCATTTTGCATAGCAGGAAGGGAGCACGGAACTTTGTGGTGAAAAAGGGAACAACTCTGGAGAGGCAGGGAACGATAGCTTCCAGATAGCAATGATAGAACGATAGCTTCCagatagaatgatagaatgataGCAACCAGAGAGTTGCTGGCACACAGCTGCCTCCTCAGATCTGTGGCAGGAGCAGCTACAGCTGAGGTCCACAGCAGCATGGGAAGATGGCGGCGCAGGGAGGTGACCACAGCCTGAGGTACACACCATGATTCTGCTCTgagggaaggcagcagggcCGCCTCCTGCTCAGCTGACAGCATGGTGTGCTCTGCCCGCTGCTTTTTACaaaaaatagtgatttttttctcttttgttttgctttcattttcccttttttNNNNNNNNNNNNNNNNNNNNNNNNNNNNNNNNNNNNNNNNNNNNNNNNNNNNNNNNNNNNNNNNNNNNNNNNNNNNNNNNNNNNNNNNNNNNNNNNNNNNNNNNNNNNNNNNNNNNNNNNNNNNNNNNNNNNNNNNNNNNNNNNNNNNNNNNNNNNNNNNNNNNNNNNNNNNNNNNNNNNNNNNNNNNNNNNNNNNNNNNNNNNNNNNNNNNNNNNNNNNNNNNNNNNNNNNNNNNNNNNNNNNNNNNNNNNNNNNNNNNNNNNNNNNNNNNNNNNNNNNNNNNNNNNNNNNNNNNNNNNNNNNNNNNNNNNNNNNNNNNNNNNNNNNNNNNNNNNNNNNNNNNNNNNNNNNNNNNNNNNNNNNNNNNNNNNNNNNNNNNNNNNNNNNNNNNNNNNNNNNNNNNNNNNNNNNNNNNNNNNNNNNNNNNNNNNNNNNNNNNNNNNNNNNNNNNNNNNNNNNNNNNNNNNNNNNNNNNNNNNNNNNNNNNNNNNNNNNNNNNNNNNNNNNNNNNNNNNNNNNNNNNNNNNNNNNNNNNNNNNNNNNNNNNNNNNNNNNNNNNNNNNNNNNNNNNNNNNNNNNNNNNNNNNNNNNNNNNNNNNNNNNNNNNNNNN
Protein-coding regions in this window:
- the FSD2 gene encoding fibronectin type III and SPRY domain-containing protein 2 isoform X2 encodes the protein MSSRSVSAREYENSDQFPGHSASPPVPNSSETEGLIFYHMDLYGSNERFDIFPEEPSGQGSRFLRNTRRESALSSEKCQNSQEAGYDLEKEVAELAKMYGLDEDREKELELLGGHLETVGSKWLPAHTQKSGLQDSAYNGSKSSSPVKDQSQSTKHQELPDEVSQDEDQSKARAEDEADSHIWSREGLSSSGVSDERSSQAVSEEEETADVFCCTCKIPIRAFDKLFGEHKDHEVAQLSSAVESEKEEIHKNMCKLEEQIAQVENFASHLEEIFITVEENFGRQEQNFEVHYNDAVQVLAQKYEEQLEALGEEKRQKLEALYEQLVSCGEHLDTCKELMDTTHKLYQENDKVAFMKEAVTMVDRLEKFLKKEVNLKLSTHPDFEERAIDFSEVEKLMNSINTIPAPCAPVINPQAPNAATGTSLRVCWGLFSDDTVECYQLCYKPVSNERHSDEQAENMLKVKETYCTISNLLPNTQYEFWVSALNASGISPPSERAVYVTAPSPPIIKSKKTRSCENAALVCWESRDVNPVDSYTVELSKLTDKENGDAITESIVGIPNCEALIHLQPAQSYHISVKALNLGGSSERSEPVLIHTTGTYFCLNEDTAHPLLAILDDGFTIACDELENPECDLPVYDNSFTRCIGILGSLIPFPGKHYWEVEAEEDTEYRVGVAFENTPRHGYLGANNSSWCMRHIITPSRIY
- the FSD2 gene encoding fibronectin type III and SPRY domain-containing protein 2 isoform X1, which codes for MSSRSVSAREYENSDQFPGHSASPPVPNSSETEGLIFYHMDLYGSNERFDIFPEEPSGQGSRFLRNTRRESALSSEKCQNSQEAGYDLEKEVAELAKMYGLDEDREKELELLGGHLETVGSKWLPAHTQKSGLQDSAYNGSKSSSPVKDQSQSTKHQELPDEVSQDEDQSKARAEDEADSHIWSREGLSSSGVSDERSSQAVSEEEETADVFCCTCKIPIRAFDKLFGEHKDHEVAQLSSAVESEKEEIHKNMCKLEEQIAQVENFASHLEEIFITVEENFGRQEQNFEVHYNDAVQVLAQKYEEQLEALGEEKRQKLEALYEQLVSCGEHLDTCKELMDTTHKLYQENDKVAFMKEAVTMVDRLEKFLKKEVNLKLSTHPDFEERAIDFSEVEKLMNSINTIPAPCAPVINPQAPNAATGTSLRVCWGLFSDDTVECYQLCYKPVSNERHSDEQAENMLKVKETYCTISNLLPNTQYEFWVSALNASGISPPSERAVYVTAPSPPIIKSKKTRSCENAALVCWESRDVNPVDSYTVELSKLTDKENGDAITESIVGIPNCEALIHLQPAQSYHISVKALNLGGSSERSEPVLIHTTGTYFCLNEDTAHPLLAILDDGFTIACDELENPECDLPVYDNSFTRCIGILGSLIPFPGKHYWEVEAEEDTEYRVGVAFENTPRHGYLGANNSSWCMRHIITPSRHKYEFLHSGMTPDIRITVPPTKIGILLDYESYRLSFYNADIAQHLYTFNSHFQHYVHPCFALETPGTLKVHTGITVPPWTALL